Part of the Flavobacterium sp. MDT1-60 genome, GGCAAAGATGCGGTATTGGTTATAATTGAAAAACATAAATATTCATTTCAGTTACAATTTAAAACCATAATTTATGTTTTACATATAAAATGTAAAATTTTAACACAAAAAAAAGCTCCGAACTTGAAAATTTCAATTTCGGGACTAAATAAAGCGCAAAACGCAAGGTTTTCAAGAGATCTTTGAACTATATTTTGATATCTTAAAGAAACATTGAAAAATATTCAATGAGAAGAAACAATCTTTGCTTTAAATTATTTTAAGTTCAATCTTGTCATTTCGACGCAGGAGAAATCCTCGCGAGAAGCTCGACAAAGATTTGATTCTCGTTGCGGAATTACTTGTGGGGATTTGCTTCGCCAGTCGCTATCGTTTGAGTCTCCTTCGTCGAAATGACATACTTTGTGGTTATTTGGCTCTGAAAAAGTTCTCAGAATCTATAATTTAGGTTATTCAACACTTTCAATAGTATAATGTGTTTTATTAATTTCAAATTGAAACCCAACTTTATTCCCCATTAAATGTGAACCCAAAGGAGATTGTGGAGAAAGTGCAATAACATTAATTCCGTCAATTGTAATTTTAGGAAGCGCGACACTCAAATACAAATGAATTTCATTCGCTTTTACTAAACTTCCTGAAATAATGTTTTCTGTTATTTTAGATGCGTCAATTTTATCTAAAATCGCTTTTTGAGTTATAGCTTCTTTTAGTTTATTGGTCAGTTTTTCCTGTTCGATATGCATCATTGACAAAGCCGTTTCGTGCTTATCGCCGGCAGAACCTTTGGCGTCGTTTTTAGAATCTTCAGTCAAAGCCGAAATCATGTCTCTAAAAACATCTATTCGGTCCTGAACCATTTGTAAATAATGAGAATGTATTTTTTGTTTGAAGTCCATAGTGTGGTCTAACCGCAAGGGGCGCAAAGTTTTTACGCAAAGATCGCAAAAAAAAAGTTAGCCACGAATTACACAAATTTCCACTAATTATAAAAAACAAGGTTCGCTAAATCCTAAAAAAGACGTAGCGAACCTCGCGTAAAAACTTTGCGAACCTTGCGGTTAAGCTAGAAATCGAATTTATAATTTCCGCCCACTAAAACCTGGAATCCCTGAACCGGGTAATTCAGCCATCTTTCGTACGCCTGATTTCCAATATTATTTAGTTTTAGGAAGAAAGTCAAGCGCTCGTTGTATTTGTATCCTAAATGTGCATTCGCATCAAAATAACTTTTTAAGGTAATCGGTACACCAAGTGTTGCAACATCTAAATTGGTTTGCATGTCTTTACGTTCTCCTACAAAGAAAACATTTAAACCAGCGTACCATTGTTTGGTAATATTTACATCCAAATTTGAACTTAATTTCATTGAAGGTAAGTTCCAGGCTTCTAAACCATCTGTTTTATAACTATTGAAAGTTCCGTTGATTCCGAAAGAAACATTTTGAGAAAAATCAGCTTTTAATTCTGCATAAAAACGCAAGGTCCTTACGTCATCATAAACTACTCCAAATGAGTTACCGAAAGCATAATTCTGGTTGTTAAAATTCTCTGTATAATCATTGCTTTTAAACAAAGCCTTGTCTTTTTCATTCAGATAAGAACCCGTCAGATTATAATTAATATTATTCGCTAATTTTCCTTTTAAACCAGCAAAAACATTATACTGATTGCTTGTTGGTCTCATATTTAGAGTTGGAGATAAAAACGGATTTTCGGTCACAAAATCAGCATAAGAATTCTGATTTAAACTACCGTTTACTCCTGTATAGAAAATCATTAAATCACCTACCAGTTTATAAGAAGCATTCACTTTTGGATAAATATAGAACTTATTTCCACTGTTTTCAGAATCCAGTCCATAATACAATCCCGCTCCTAATTCCAGTGTCCAATCGTCTTCAAGAACAACAAAACTTGGCTCAATGCCAAAATTGGTCAAGCTGTATTTTAATGGCTCTGTATTATCTCGTATATAATTATTTTCGAAAGATCCGCTTACGTGATCCACAATAATATTTGTGTTGATCGATTGATCCATTACATCTACTTTGAAAGAAGGTTTCAGATAAAAACGATTTTCTGAAGAGGAGAAGCTATCTGAAAAATGCGTAAATCGTGTATCAATTTTACTAAAAATCCCTTCGTTGAATTCTACATTTCCCCCTAATGAAATAGTATTATACGAATGATTCGGATTAATTCCTCTAATTAAATCTTCCTGCGTTTCCGGAGGTAAAGTCATTCCAAAATCGGTTGGTAAACCGTACCAATTGTATACCTGATTTTGATATCCTAAATCTAAGCCCCAAGACATATCACGATTGTTTACGCCATAGCCTACATTTACACCTGTATCATAAAATTCATCATTTAAATTCACATCTTTGATACCGCCTTGCGAAGAATGATGGCGCAACATTGCTGCTACATAATCATTATTTCCTAAATCTTGTGTAACGAATAATTCGGCATTCAAAGTCCCATAATTCCCAACTCCCAGAGTCGCATAATTACTAAACAATCTTTCCTTTTTTGATTTATCAACACTCGCCGCATTTCCTTTTGAAGGCGTAAAAGTTGATGCAACAGGAACCGACAAAATACTGTATTTAATAGTTTCCTTCGGCTGATTTCCGCTATCATCAAGCGAAGGAGTTTCTTTCACTTTAAAAGCATCTGAAATGGTTGGCGAATACGGTTTTACCACATTTACAGTTTCTGTTCCGATACTCTCATTTTTCTTTTGCGAAAACGAAAGCTGAGAAACAAACAACAGCAGTAAAATGATAATTTTATTTTGGCAATTAATTTTCATACTTCTTTATTTTTTCAGAGAATATTTAGAGAAAAGAACAAAGAATAAAGAGAATAGACTGCCAATCTTTGCTTTCCAATCTATATTCTATTCTCTATTTTCTATATTCTATTTTCTATATTCTATTTTCTAATATCTAATTTCAATTTTCTAATATCTTTCTTCTTTGCTCTTGACTCTATTTTCTAAAATCTAAGCTTCCCACTCTCCTTTTGCAACAAACTGCGCTTTTCCTCCAATCTGAACATCAAATTGATTATCATCTAATTTTCCTTTAAAATAAATCTGCGAAGGACGACCAATATAATCTCCCTGATAATTGATCATTTCAAATTCAGGTTTATGATATTTTAATAGAAAAGCCTGTAGGCATGTACTTGCACTTCCAGTTGCGGCATCTTCCACTAATTGATTATTTTCAACACATAACATTCGGCTAAACAATTTTGAATCTTCTAAATAATAGAAATACAAACCTCTGTGCGTTGTTTTGCAATTCCTTTTCAGCCATTGGTCCGTTTTATCTTTATCCAAAACCAAATTTTCCAATGCTCTTTTATTACTTAATCCAAC contains:
- a CDS encoding TonB-dependent receptor translates to MKINCQNKIIILLLLFVSQLSFSQKKNESIGTETVNVVKPYSPTISDAFKVKETPSLDDSGNQPKETIKYSILSVPVASTFTPSKGNAASVDKSKKERLFSNYATLGVGNYGTLNAELFVTQDLGNNDYVAAMLRHHSSQGGIKDVNLNDEFYDTGVNVGYGVNNRDMSWGLDLGYQNQVYNWYGLPTDFGMTLPPETQEDLIRGINPNHSYNTISLGGNVEFNEGIFSKIDTRFTHFSDSFSSSENRFYLKPSFKVDVMDQSINTNIIVDHVSGSFENNYIRDNTEPLKYSLTNFGIEPSFVVLEDDWTLELGAGLYYGLDSENSGNKFYIYPKVNASYKLVGDLMIFYTGVNGSLNQNSYADFVTENPFLSPTLNMRPTSNQYNVFAGLKGKLANNINYNLTGSYLNEKDKALFKSNDYTENFNNQNYAFGNSFGVVYDDVRTLRFYAELKADFSQNVSFGINGTFNSYKTDGLEAWNLPSMKLSSNLDVNITKQWYAGLNVFFVGERKDMQTNLDVATLGVPITLKSYFDANAHLGYKYNERLTFFLKLNNIGNQAYERWLNYPVQGFQVLVGGNYKFDF